A stretch of DNA from Microbacterium croceum:
GCCCATGGGATCGAGAACCGATAGCGGTCGAGCTTCAGTCCGGAGGCGAGCGCCACATCGGCGTCCGGGTGCCGATAGCTGTCGCACGCAGGGTCTGCTGTCGAGCCGTCCTTCACCGCTCCGGGCGTGGCGATGAAGTCATCCCAGATCGATAGCCCTCCGCCATCCGCACGGGGTGAGCCCTCGATCTGCTTGGCGGAGGTAGCGGCAGACCAGCGGAAACCGGCAGGCAGGACCAGGCGGACGGGATCGGGGCTCATTGCGCTCCTTGACGTCGATGTCGGGATAAGGATGATTCTGCACCCGGTGCCACGCCTCCCGCGACTGAGTTTCGAGATTGCTCTGCCATTCGCCTCCACCGGACACCGCGCCACGACCTCGTTTCGCGTGATCCTGCCCACTGCTGGTAGAGTTGGTTCTTGGCTTGCGTGTGGGTTCTTCCCTCACGACCGTCGTGCAGCAGCCCTCTTCTGATGCCGACACTCCGAATCACTCCTGTACAGAAAGTGTCCACACGTGGCAAACATCAAGTCGCAGATCAAGCGCAACAAGACCAACGCCAAGGCGAACGAGCGCAACAAGGCCGTGAAGAGCGAGCTCAAGACGCTCATCCGTTCGACCCGCACCGCCGTCACCGCCGGCGACAAGGCCGCAGCTGAGGCGTCGTTCAAGAAGGCGTCCGTCAAGCTCGACAAGGCCGTCAGCAAGGGTGTCCTGCACAAGAACCAGGCGTCGAACCGCAAGTCGGCTCTCGCCAAGCAGGTCTCCGCTCTCTGAGCTGAAGCATCTGAGAAAGGCCCGTCCCGTTTTCGGGGCGGGCCTTCTTCGCATCCTCGCCGCATGTCCGGGAGGCGACGTCGTACGACTAGTCCTCGCCGAACGGCTGCCGCGTCGCGATGACGGTGACCATGCGCTCGAGCGCGAAGATCGGATCGCGCGCAGCGCCCTTCACCTCACCATCGGCCCGAGCGGTCGCCTGGATCGCCAGGCCCAGGGAACGCTCGTTCCAGCCCGCGAGGTCGCGGCGGGCACGATCGACCTGCCAGTCCTTCATGCCCAGACGCTGGGCGAGCTGCCTGCTCGGCTCACGGTTTCCTGCAACCCGGGCCATGGTTCGCAGTTTCATCGCGAACGCGGCGACCATGGGCACCGGGTCAGCGCCGGACGCCAGTGCGTGCCGCAGCGCGATCAGCGCCTCGCCGTAGCGGCCGGAGATCGCGGTGTCGGCGACGACGAACGCCGACACCTCCACACGTCCGCCGTAGTACTTGGTGACGATGTCTTCCGTGATGTCGCCATCGACATCGCCGATGAGCTGCTGGCAGGCGGCGGCCAGTTCGGTGAGGTCGTCGGCGAACGCCGATACGAGTGCCCGCAGCGCGGGAGGCGCGATGCGCTTCTTCGCCGTGCGGAACTCCCCCGCCGCGAAGTCGACCCTGTCACCGTCGCGCTTGATCGCCGGGCACGCGATCTCGATCCCGCCGCCTGTGCCGGCGCGGAGAGCGTCGAGCAGCTTCTTGCCGCGAACGCTCGCGCCGGTGTGGCGCAGAACCACGGTCGCCCCCTCCTGCGGGTGCTCGAGGTACGAGACGGCCTCTTGGATGAAGGCGTCGGAGCAGCGTTCGACGCCTGAGACGCGCACCAGTCGCGGTTCGCCGAACAGCGACGGCGAGGTCAGCGCGAGCAGCGTGCCGGGGGCGTAGTCGTCGGCGCGGACGTCGGTCACCTCGAGCGCGGGGTCTTCGGCTCGCAGGTAGTCGCGGACGCCGGCGATCGCACGTTCGGCGCAGATCTCTTCGGGACCCGAGACGAGCACCAGAGGCGCCGGCCGAGGCTCCCGCCAGGAGACCTGAGGGATCTTCGTCGGCTTCGCCCCGCCACGGGATGAGGTACGCGGAGCAGCCATGCCCCCAGCCTACCCGGGGCCGCCGACGCTCGACTCGGTCCACACCTGCAGTTCGCCGGCCTGCATCCCGATCAGAATGCGCCCCTGCTGGTCGGTGCGCAGAAGGTGAGAGCCGGTCGCCTCCAGCAGGGCGAGGGCATCCTCGCGAGGATGCCCGTAGTCGTTGCCCGTGCCCACGCTGAAGATCGCGAGCGTCGCATGCACGGCCTCGTAGAGACCGGGCTCCTGATCCGCGCTCCCGTGGTGCGCGACCTTGACCACCGCGTACCCACCGGTGAGTTGCGCCGTGCGCATCAGCATCCGCTGGGGCGCCGCCGACAGGTCTCCCAGGAACAGCGACCGCGGTACCTCTCCCCCGGCGAACTCCACCACGACGCTGGCGTCGTTCCCCGCGGGAAACGCGACAGAGTCTCGTTGCGGCCAGAGGACCCGCCACGACGTGGCACCGAGCACACCGTGAAGACCGGCCGACGCATCGTGCAGGACGGCTCCCCCGGCTTCGAGCCGGTCCAGTGACCGCTGGTCCGCCTGATCCGACGTCGGCCCGTGGAGCACCTCGCCGACGCGCCCTTCGACCGCCTCGACCCCACCCGCGTGATCCAGATCGAAGTGCGTGAGCACGAGGAGATCGATCCGCTCGACACCCAATGACCGCAGACACGAACGGAGCGCGTCGGGTTCCGGCCCGGTGTCGATCAGCGCGATGTCGCCAGCGGACCGCACGAC
This window harbors:
- the rpsT gene encoding 30S ribosomal protein S20 → MANIKSQIKRNKTNAKANERNKAVKSELKTLIRSTRTAVTAGDKAAAEASFKKASVKLDKAVSKGVLHKNQASNRKSALAKQVSAL
- the holA gene encoding DNA polymerase III subunit delta encodes the protein MAAPRTSSRGGAKPTKIPQVSWREPRPAPLVLVSGPEEICAERAIAGVRDYLRAEDPALEVTDVRADDYAPGTLLALTSPSLFGEPRLVRVSGVERCSDAFIQEAVSYLEHPQEGATVVLRHTGASVRGKKLLDALRAGTGGGIEIACPAIKRDGDRVDFAAGEFRTAKKRIAPPALRALVSAFADDLTELAAACQQLIGDVDGDITEDIVTKYYGGRVEVSAFVVADTAISGRYGEALIALRHALASGADPVPMVAAFAMKLRTMARVAGNREPSRQLAQRLGMKDWQVDRARRDLAGWNERSLGLAIQATARADGEVKGAARDPIFALERMVTVIATRQPFGED